The Quadrisphaera sp. DSM 44207 genome window below encodes:
- a CDS encoding small basic family protein, producing MIAALGLLVGIVLGLLLDPTVPAWLQPYLPIAVVAALDAVFGGLRALLDGLFDDRVFVVSFLSNVVVAALIVYLGDQLGVGSQLSTGVVVVLGIRIFSNVAAIRRHLFKA from the coding sequence GTGATCGCCGCGCTCGGCCTGCTGGTCGGGATCGTCCTCGGGCTGCTGCTCGACCCGACGGTGCCCGCCTGGCTGCAGCCCTACCTGCCGATCGCCGTCGTCGCGGCGCTGGACGCGGTCTTCGGCGGCCTGCGGGCCCTGCTCGACGGCCTGTTCGACGACCGGGTCTTCGTCGTCTCGTTCCTGTCCAACGTCGTGGTCGCGGCCCTGATCGTCTACCTCGGCGACCAGCTGGGCGTCGGCAGCCAGCTGTCGACGGGCGTCGTCGTCGTCCTCGGCATCCGGATCTTCTCCAACGTCGCCGCGATCCGGCGGCACCTGTTCAAGGCGTGA